In Haloterrigena turkmenica DSM 5511, a single genomic region encodes these proteins:
- a CDS encoding heavy metal translocating P-type ATPase produces MSDTSSSAPDAPPDASRSLELRVPDMDCPSCAGKVTNSVERLEGIDAIDARVTSGRLVVEFDPTRTDEDAIRERVRAAGYEIVGAASELTFSVPDMDCASCASKVENALEGTAGVGEIETRPASGRVTVTVEDGTGSETVVDAIGSAGYDATPMGDDTDGEPMGDEPVWKSRRAVTTGIGAALLGLGMLLEFVLPSANPALFSIAAGDLVDRTYHLSTGLFLVTAAIAGAPILRNGYYSARNRSLDIDFLMGVGILASVAAHHPFEGAMLAVLFSVAELLERFSMDRARDSLRELMDLSPETATVKRADGSEETVPADEVAVGDTVVVRPGEKIPADGVVLEGESAVDQSPITGESVPADKTAGDEVYAGTLPESGYLEVEVTSEADDSTIARIVRMVEDAEREKTQRERFVDRFASVYTPIVVTLAVAIAVAPPLLAGASWNVWFLRGLTLLVIACPCAFVISTPVSVVSGITSAARNGVLIKGGRYLEAVGESDVLAVDKTGTLTEGDLTVTDVIPLEGADEDDVLRRAGAIERRSEHPIGQAIVDYAEEQGVTADADDDPDVSAFEALTGKGVRAEIDGATHYVGKPDLFDGLADLEHTHATTDGGVALEEMGYDSSSQCDRPGCVDVLAEVIPDLEADGKTVVVVGTEDRPLGVIAVADRVRPEAKWAVSQLQEQGVRVVMLTGDNEGTARAIAEEVGIDEYHAELLPDEKLEWIRRLEGEDDAGEGDGDEAPGEEATVAMVGDGINDAPALATAGVGIAMGAAGTDTALETADVALMSDDLTRLPYLYELSHTATGVIRQNIWASLAVKAALAAGTPFGFVTVIHAVVIGDMGMSLGVTGNAMRLANVEPETPEGLESRRADQ; encoded by the coding sequence ATGAGCGACACCTCTTCATCGGCTCCGGATGCACCGCCCGACGCGAGTCGGAGCCTCGAGCTCCGCGTCCCCGACATGGACTGTCCCTCCTGTGCCGGGAAGGTGACGAACAGCGTCGAGCGGCTCGAGGGGATCGACGCGATCGACGCGCGGGTGACCAGCGGTCGCCTCGTCGTCGAGTTCGATCCGACGCGGACCGACGAGGACGCGATCCGCGAGCGGGTCCGCGCGGCCGGCTACGAGATCGTCGGCGCGGCGTCGGAGCTGACGTTCTCGGTGCCCGACATGGACTGTGCCTCCTGTGCGTCGAAGGTCGAGAACGCGCTCGAGGGGACCGCGGGCGTCGGCGAGATCGAGACGCGCCCCGCCTCGGGTCGCGTGACCGTCACGGTCGAGGACGGCACCGGTTCGGAGACGGTCGTCGACGCCATTGGGTCGGCCGGCTACGACGCGACGCCGATGGGTGACGACACCGACGGCGAACCGATGGGCGACGAGCCGGTCTGGAAGAGCCGCCGGGCCGTCACCACGGGCATTGGTGCCGCCCTTCTGGGTCTGGGGATGCTCCTCGAGTTCGTCCTGCCGAGCGCGAACCCGGCGCTGTTCTCGATCGCCGCCGGCGACCTCGTCGACCGGACCTACCACCTCTCGACGGGGCTCTTTCTCGTCACCGCGGCGATCGCCGGCGCGCCGATCCTCCGGAACGGCTACTACTCCGCGCGCAACCGGAGCCTGGACATCGACTTCCTGATGGGGGTCGGGATCCTCGCCAGCGTCGCGGCCCACCACCCCTTCGAGGGGGCGATGCTCGCCGTGCTGTTCAGCGTCGCCGAACTGCTCGAGCGGTTCTCGATGGACCGGGCCCGCGACTCGCTGCGGGAGCTGATGGATCTCTCGCCCGAGACGGCGACCGTCAAACGCGCGGACGGCAGCGAGGAGACGGTGCCGGCGGACGAGGTCGCGGTCGGCGACACGGTCGTCGTCCGGCCGGGCGAGAAGATCCCCGCCGACGGCGTCGTCCTCGAGGGCGAGAGCGCGGTCGACCAGTCGCCGATCACCGGCGAGAGCGTCCCCGCCGACAAAACGGCGGGCGACGAGGTATACGCGGGAACGCTCCCCGAGTCGGGCTATCTCGAGGTCGAGGTGACCAGCGAGGCCGACGACTCGACGATCGCCCGGATCGTCCGCATGGTCGAGGACGCCGAGCGTGAGAAGACCCAGCGCGAGCGGTTCGTCGACCGCTTCGCGAGCGTCTACACCCCGATCGTCGTGACTCTCGCGGTCGCAATCGCCGTCGCACCGCCACTGCTCGCCGGCGCGTCGTGGAACGTGTGGTTCCTCCGCGGGCTGACGCTGCTGGTGATCGCCTGCCCCTGCGCGTTCGTCATCTCGACGCCGGTCAGCGTCGTCTCGGGCATCACGAGCGCCGCCCGGAACGGCGTCCTCATCAAGGGCGGGCGCTACCTCGAGGCCGTCGGCGAGAGCGACGTCCTCGCGGTCGACAAGACCGGAACCCTGACGGAGGGCGACCTCACGGTGACCGACGTGATCCCCCTCGAGGGGGCAGACGAGGACGACGTCCTCCGGCGGGCCGGCGCCATCGAGCGTCGCAGCGAGCACCCGATCGGACAGGCGATCGTCGACTACGCCGAGGAGCAGGGCGTCACGGCCGACGCTGACGACGATCCCGACGTCTCCGCGTTCGAGGCGCTGACCGGGAAGGGCGTCCGCGCCGAGATCGACGGTGCGACCCACTACGTCGGCAAGCCGGACCTGTTCGACGGGCTGGCCGACCTGGAGCACACGCACGCGACGACCGACGGTGGCGTCGCGCTCGAGGAAATGGGGTACGACTCGAGCTCGCAGTGCGACCGCCCGGGCTGTGTCGACGTCCTCGCGGAGGTCATCCCCGACCTCGAGGCCGACGGGAAGACCGTCGTCGTCGTCGGCACCGAGGACCGGCCGCTGGGCGTCATCGCCGTCGCGGACCGCGTCCGTCCCGAGGCAAAGTGGGCCGTCTCGCAACTGCAGGAGCAGGGGGTCCGCGTCGTGATGCTCACCGGCGACAACGAGGGGACCGCTCGCGCCATCGCCGAGGAGGTGGGGATCGACGAGTACCACGCCGAACTGCTGCCCGACGAGAAACTCGAGTGGATTCGCCGACTCGAAGGCGAGGACGACGCCGGCGAGGGAGACGGCGACGAGGCACCCGGCGAGGAGGCCACCGTCGCCATGGTCGGCGACGGCATCAACGACGCGCCCGCGCTCGCGACCGCCGGCGTCGGTATCGCGATGGGCGCCGCGGGGACCGACACCGCCCTCGAGACGGCTGACGTGGCGCTGATGAGCGACGACCTCACCCGGCTGCCGTACCTCTATGAACTCTCTCACACCGCTACCGGCGTCATCCGCCAGAACATCTGGGCGAGCCTCGCGGTGAAGGCCGCGCTCGCCGCCGGGACGCCGTTCGGGTTCGTCACGGTGATTCACGCGGTCGTCATCGGCGACATGGGAATGAGCCTCGGCGTGACCGGCAACGCGATGCGACTGGCGAACGTCGAACCCGAGACCCCTGAGGGACTCGAGAGCCGACGCGCCGATCAGTGA
- the katG gene encoding catalase/peroxidase HPI, protein MNRSNQDWWPNRLNVDNLDQNVPTSSPMDEDFDYAEEFQKLDLDEVKADIEDVMTTSQDWWPADYGHYGPLFIRMAWHSAGTYRTSDGRGGASGGRQRFAPLNSWPDNANLDKARRLLAPVKQKYGRKLSWGDLIVLAGNVALESMGFETFGFAGGREDEYKPDDAVDWGPEDEWEASDRFDENDELEGTLAATVMGLIYVNPEGPDGEPDPEKSAERIRHSFGQMAMNDEETAALIAGGHTFGKVHGADDPDEHVGPEPEAAPIDQQGLGWESSHGSGKGADTITSGIEGPWNTTPTQWDMGYIDNLLEYKWWPEKGPGGAWQWTTQNGELDEAAPGAEDPSEKEDVMMLTTDVALKRDPDYREILERFQENPKEFQEAFAKAWYKLIHRDMGPKERFLGPEVPDEEMIWQDPIPDADYELIGDDEIAGLKEEILASDLSISQLAKTAWAAASTYRDSDKRGGANGARIRLEPQKSWEVNEPDQLETVLSTYEEIQEEFNGSRSDDVRVSLADLIVLGGNAAVEQAAAEAGYDVEVPFEPGRTDATQEQTDVDSFESLKPPADGFRNYYSDEADQSQEELLVDKADLLDLTAPEMTVLVGGMRALNATYQDSELGVLTDRPETLTNDFFVNLLDMDYEWEASDGSQDIMGWEAPTDDSEDGEVFELRDRETGEVEWTATRADLIFGSNARLRAIADVYASEDAEEKFVRDFVDAWSKVMQHDRFDLE, encoded by the coding sequence ATGAATAGGTCAAACCAAGACTGGTGGCCGAACCGGCTGAACGTGGATAACCTCGATCAGAACGTCCCCACGTCCAGCCCGATGGACGAGGACTTCGACTACGCCGAGGAGTTCCAGAAGCTCGACCTCGACGAAGTGAAAGCGGACATCGAGGACGTCATGACGACGTCTCAGGACTGGTGGCCGGCCGACTACGGCCACTACGGGCCGCTTTTCATTCGGATGGCCTGGCACAGCGCCGGCACGTACCGCACCAGCGACGGCCGCGGCGGCGCCTCGGGCGGTCGACAGCGCTTCGCGCCGCTCAACAGCTGGCCCGACAACGCGAATCTCGACAAGGCGCGACGACTCCTCGCGCCCGTCAAGCAGAAGTACGGCCGCAAGCTCTCGTGGGGCGACCTGATCGTCCTGGCCGGGAACGTTGCCCTCGAGTCGATGGGATTCGAGACGTTCGGCTTCGCCGGCGGGCGCGAGGACGAGTACAAGCCCGACGACGCCGTCGACTGGGGGCCCGAAGACGAGTGGGAAGCGTCCGATCGCTTCGACGAGAACGATGAACTCGAAGGGACGCTCGCCGCCACCGTGATGGGCCTGATCTACGTGAATCCCGAAGGTCCCGACGGCGAGCCGGACCCGGAGAAGTCGGCAGAACGGATTCGACACTCGTTCGGTCAGATGGCGATGAACGACGAGGAGACGGCCGCGCTCATCGCTGGCGGACACACCTTCGGGAAGGTCCACGGCGCCGACGACCCCGACGAGCACGTCGGCCCCGAACCCGAGGCGGCCCCGATCGACCAGCAGGGGCTCGGCTGGGAGAGCAGCCACGGCTCCGGCAAGGGTGCCGACACGATCACCAGCGGGATCGAGGGCCCGTGGAACACCACGCCGACCCAGTGGGACATGGGCTACATCGACAACCTGCTCGAGTACAAGTGGTGGCCCGAGAAGGGGCCCGGCGGTGCCTGGCAGTGGACCACGCAGAACGGCGAACTCGACGAGGCCGCACCGGGCGCCGAAGATCCGTCGGAGAAGGAAGACGTGATGATGCTGACGACGGACGTCGCGCTCAAGCGCGACCCCGACTACCGGGAGATCTTAGAGCGCTTCCAGGAGAACCCGAAGGAGTTCCAGGAGGCGTTCGCGAAGGCCTGGTACAAGCTGATCCACCGCGACATGGGTCCGAAAGAGCGGTTCCTCGGCCCGGAGGTTCCGGACGAGGAGATGATCTGGCAGGACCCCATCCCCGACGCCGACTACGAGCTGATCGGCGACGATGAGATCGCCGGACTCAAGGAGGAAATCCTCGCGTCGGACCTCTCGATCTCCCAGCTCGCCAAGACCGCCTGGGCGGCGGCGTCGACGTACCGCGACAGCGACAAGCGCGGCGGCGCCAACGGGGCTCGCATCCGTCTCGAACCGCAGAAGAGCTGGGAAGTGAACGAGCCCGACCAGCTCGAGACGGTGCTGTCGACCTACGAGGAGATTCAAGAGGAGTTCAACGGCTCGCGATCCGACGACGTGCGGGTCTCGCTGGCCGATCTGATCGTGCTGGGCGGCAACGCGGCCGTCGAGCAGGCCGCTGCTGAGGCCGGCTACGACGTCGAGGTTCCGTTCGAACCGGGCCGTACCGACGCGACGCAGGAACAGACCGACGTCGACTCCTTCGAGTCGCTCAAGCCCCCGGCCGACGGCTTCCGGAACTACTACAGCGACGAGGCCGACCAGTCCCAGGAGGAGCTGCTGGTCGACAAGGCGGACCTCCTTGACCTGACGGCGCCCGAGATGACGGTGCTGGTCGGCGGCATGCGCGCGCTGAACGCGACCTACCAGGACTCCGAGCTCGGCGTCCTCACCGACCGGCCGGAGACGCTGACCAACGACTTCTTCGTGAACCTGCTCGACATGGACTACGAGTGGGAAGCGTCCGACGGCTCCCAGGACATCATGGGCTGGGAAGCGCCCACCGACGACTCCGAAGACGGCGAGGTCTTCGAACTGCGCGACCGAGAGACGGGCGAGGTCGAGTGGACGGCCACCCGCGCGGATCTCATCTTCGGATCGAACGCCCGACTTCGAGCCATCGCGGACGTCTACGCGTCCGAGGACGCGGAAGAGAAGTTCGTCCGTGACTTCGTCGACGCGTGGAGCAAAGTGATGCAGCACGACCGCTTCGACCTCGAGTAA
- a CDS encoding RimK family alpha-L-glutamate ligase — protein sequence MAVADPVTVGVLSLHTSKETKAILNAVEDLGHDTEWLRAENTSISVTDGSVVLEPEVDVIANRMLLSNTEQPAEELGLANTFAQLVPTLNEPSTVLTAIHKLSTATTLAANDVRTPDVTLALSGEQLNAARDRYGEEAVYKTAIGTHGGGTWKVGPNDPINAKVGNRYAFLQELIDREDTRHRDVRVYVVGGEIISAMYRYAPDNDWRTNVALGGSVEDATDDLPEEARDMARRAADAIGLDYAGVDLVEGDEGWFVLEVNPTAGFKGLYEATQVSPAPYIAKLAIERAGGEVDEDRVSGLSNVLDDSRPTAQPVEATTPDAEPSVIGYTEEIVLSGTSGSKTVLAKSDTGATRTSIDTSLAADIGAGPIKSITRIRSGSSKQSKSRPVVDVVVGVGGNQHTVTASVEDRSHMDYPVILGRDILGNYQVDVGRRADRDAPDTPEEEE from the coding sequence ATGGCTGTTGCCGATCCTGTCACTGTCGGGGTACTGAGTCTACACACGAGCAAGGAAACGAAAGCTATTCTCAACGCCGTCGAAGATCTGGGCCACGATACCGAGTGGCTCCGTGCCGAGAACACGTCGATCAGCGTCACCGACGGGAGCGTCGTCTTAGAGCCGGAGGTCGACGTCATCGCTAACCGGATGCTGCTGTCGAACACCGAACAGCCCGCCGAGGAGCTCGGGCTCGCGAACACGTTCGCGCAACTGGTGCCGACGCTCAACGAGCCGTCGACGGTGCTGACGGCGATCCACAAGCTCTCGACGGCGACGACGCTGGCGGCCAACGACGTTCGGACCCCCGACGTGACGCTCGCGCTCAGCGGCGAGCAGCTCAACGCGGCGCGGGATCGGTACGGCGAGGAAGCGGTCTACAAGACGGCGATCGGGACCCACGGCGGCGGGACGTGGAAGGTCGGTCCCAACGATCCGATCAACGCGAAGGTCGGCAACCGATACGCCTTCCTGCAGGAACTCATCGACCGCGAGGACACCCGCCACCGCGACGTTCGGGTCTACGTCGTCGGCGGCGAGATCATCAGCGCGATGTACCGCTACGCGCCGGACAACGACTGGCGGACCAACGTCGCCCTCGGCGGGAGCGTCGAGGACGCGACCGACGACCTCCCCGAGGAGGCCCGCGATATGGCCCGCCGCGCGGCCGACGCCATCGGCCTCGACTACGCCGGCGTCGACTTAGTCGAGGGCGACGAGGGCTGGTTCGTCCTCGAGGTCAACCCGACGGCCGGGTTCAAGGGCCTCTACGAGGCGACGCAGGTCAGCCCGGCCCCCTACATCGCGAAACTGGCGATCGAACGCGCCGGCGGCGAGGTCGACGAGGACCGCGTCAGCGGTCTCTCGAACGTCCTCGACGACTCCCGTCCGACCGCTCAGCCAGTCGAGGCGACGACGCCGGACGCGGAGCCGAGCGTGATCGGCTACACCGAGGAAATCGTGCTCTCGGGGACCAGCGGCTCGAAGACGGTCCTCGCGAAGTCCGACACGGGCGCGACGCGGACGAGCATCGATACCTCCCTCGCCGCCGACATCGGCGCCGGGCCGATCAAGTCGATCACGCGCATCCGCTCGGGCAGCAGCAAACAGTCCAAGAGCCGTCCCGTCGTCGACGTCGTCGTCGGCGTCGGCGGCAATCAGCACACCGTTACCGCCAGCGTCGAGGACCGCAGCCACATGGACTACCCCGTCATCCTCGGTCGGGACATCCTCGGCAACTATCAGGTCGACGTGGGTCGCCGCGCCGATCGGGACGCACCTGACACGCCCGAAGAGGAGGAGTAA
- a CDS encoding helix-turn-helix domain-containing protein, producing the protein MREFVFALEYEPGTNPVADVLAEYPDTSIRSLSCHVTADSLWRVDHAEGSAEALEALEDAYKNADFFADCLVKDDCGADCEVQVLDRSNDTLVVYTYWDRTDVCTSVPHVALEYLGEGLLFETYREGRRYRWRIVLGSDAPIHEFFDALGDEVGECTGIEMLRLTELDPDRAHLEPERELPDEQREALRAAVEHGYYETPRRIELGDLAEKLEIPRSTLSYRLRRAESSLATTFVEEDDSLETLAAGL; encoded by the coding sequence ATGAGAGAGTTCGTCTTCGCCCTCGAGTACGAACCGGGCACGAACCCCGTCGCCGACGTGTTGGCGGAGTACCCGGACACCTCGATCCGCTCGCTGTCGTGTCACGTCACCGCGGACAGCCTCTGGCGGGTCGACCACGCCGAAGGGTCGGCGGAAGCGCTCGAGGCCCTCGAGGACGCCTACAAGAACGCGGACTTCTTCGCGGACTGTCTCGTAAAGGACGACTGCGGGGCCGACTGCGAGGTGCAGGTGCTCGACCGCTCGAACGACACGCTGGTCGTCTACACCTACTGGGACCGCACGGACGTCTGTACCTCGGTTCCCCACGTCGCCCTCGAGTACTTAGGCGAGGGGCTGCTGTTCGAGACCTACCGCGAGGGCCGGCGCTACCGCTGGCGGATCGTGCTGGGGAGCGACGCGCCGATCCACGAGTTCTTCGACGCGCTGGGTGACGAGGTCGGCGAGTGTACCGGCATCGAGATGCTGCGATTGACGGAACTCGATCCCGATCGGGCTCACCTCGAGCCCGAGCGAGAGCTCCCGGACGAACAGCGCGAGGCGCTACGGGCGGCCGTCGAACACGGCTACTACGAGACGCCCCGGCGGATCGAACTCGGCGATCTCGCCGAGAAGCTCGAGATTCCGCGGTCGACGCTTTCGTATCGACTCCGGCGGGCCGAGTCCAGCCTCGCGACGACATTCGTCGAGGAAGACGACTCGCTCGAGACGCTGGCGGCCGGGCTGTGA
- a CDS encoding DNA-3-methyladenine glycosylase family protein — translation MLDDAEPVIRTDPVMAELIERHDPYVEPDWDEFERLCISIINQQLSTASATAVRERVFELLRDEVTPETVLEAEDEALRAAGLSESKIEYMRNAARAFQENDYTRAGLADYSNDEVVDLLTEIKGVGEWTARMYLLFVLEREDVLPLGDLAIRRAIEDLYGDGAELSRAEMREIAERWRPYRSVATRYLWAEYESE, via the coding sequence ATGTTAGACGATGCCGAACCCGTTATCCGGACCGACCCCGTGATGGCGGAACTCATCGAGCGACACGATCCCTACGTCGAACCCGACTGGGACGAGTTCGAACGGCTCTGTATCTCCATTATCAATCAGCAGCTGTCGACCGCGAGCGCGACCGCCGTCCGCGAGCGCGTCTTCGAACTGCTCCGCGACGAGGTGACTCCCGAGACCGTCCTCGAGGCGGAGGACGAGGCCCTACGAGCGGCCGGGCTCTCCGAGAGCAAGATCGAGTACATGCGCAACGCCGCGCGGGCATTTCAGGAGAACGACTATACTCGAGCGGGGCTCGCCGACTACTCGAACGACGAGGTCGTCGATCTGCTGACCGAGATCAAAGGCGTCGGGGAGTGGACCGCCCGCATGTACCTCCTGTTCGTGCTGGAACGCGAGGACGTGTTGCCGCTGGGCGACCTCGCGATCCGTCGCGCGATCGAGGACCTCTACGGGGACGGCGCGGAACTGTCCCGCGCCGAGATGCGCGAGATCGCCGAGCGGTGGCGACCGTACCGGAGCGTCGCGACGCGGTATCTGTGGGCCGAGTACGAGTCGGAGTGA
- a CDS encoding L-aspartate oxidase yields the protein MTESPADDRRPAENARQESDAAANIAGVENRIGRTNRSTSSDGLEYDVVRTPVLVVGAGAAGARVAISLAESGLEPLVIGKRDHGDAHTTWAAGGINAALGSLDDEDDWTIHAADTLNEGHHLNDPEAVELTAREMPDRIRELEEWGMPFDRTDDGAINQRYFGAQSYRRTCFVGDRTGEAMLETLIGRARDLEIPYRENVMITRLLSDGRRVFGAAGFDMETGRGLLFRSNHVVLAAGGFSALYDRHSSRDDENNGDAQALALEAGARLMDLEFVQFHPTGMVGERYGEEWDGRLVTEAVRGEGGRLYNSENERFMERYSPDQMELDARDVVARAIGQEIDAGRGTENGGVYLDISHRDADYVRERLPQMVERFASLGVDITEEPIEVAPTAHYTMGGVDIDFHTGETRVDGLYAVGEAVAGVHGANRLGGNSLAETVAIGKLVGDHIATAVDESDADPSVTDEQRALAEREFRSLESLADADGEVTPTTLLADLGELLWDRAGILRDESGLRTGLEELEALRDRTGDLRVEGGLTSRSFEFAVDLSVSLTVAEAMLRTALARTESRGAHYRTDYPETHPDWRVNLLVSADEGGLAIDRRGVAEPSDPVREALEEGYELDYHHLE from the coding sequence ATGACAGAATCACCCGCTGACGACCGTCGACCGGCGGAGAACGCGCGTCAGGAATCGGACGCAGCAGCCAACATCGCCGGCGTAGAGAACCGAATCGGACGAACGAACCGATCGACGTCATCAGACGGTCTCGAGTATGACGTCGTCAGGACGCCGGTACTCGTCGTCGGCGCGGGGGCGGCGGGCGCCCGCGTCGCGATCAGCCTCGCCGAATCCGGTCTCGAGCCGCTGGTGATCGGGAAGCGAGACCACGGCGACGCGCACACGACCTGGGCGGCCGGCGGGATCAACGCCGCGCTCGGTTCGCTGGACGACGAAGACGACTGGACGATCCACGCTGCGGACACGCTGAACGAGGGGCACCACTTGAACGACCCCGAGGCCGTCGAACTGACCGCGCGCGAGATGCCGGATCGAATCCGCGAACTCGAGGAGTGGGGGATGCCGTTCGACCGGACTGACGACGGGGCGATCAACCAGCGGTACTTCGGCGCCCAGTCGTATCGCCGGACCTGCTTCGTCGGTGACCGGACCGGCGAGGCGATGCTCGAGACGCTGATCGGACGGGCTCGCGACCTCGAGATCCCCTATCGCGAGAACGTGATGATCACGCGGCTGCTCTCGGACGGGCGGCGCGTCTTCGGCGCCGCCGGCTTCGACATGGAGACCGGCCGCGGGCTGTTGTTCCGGTCGAACCACGTCGTCCTCGCCGCGGGCGGCTTCTCGGCGCTCTACGACCGCCACTCCTCGCGGGACGACGAGAACAACGGGGACGCCCAGGCGCTGGCTCTCGAAGCGGGCGCCCGACTGATGGACCTCGAGTTCGTCCAGTTCCACCCGACGGGGATGGTCGGCGAACGCTACGGGGAGGAGTGGGACGGCCGACTCGTCACCGAAGCCGTGCGCGGCGAGGGCGGACGGCTCTACAACAGCGAGAACGAACGGTTCATGGAACGGTACTCGCCGGATCAGATGGAACTCGACGCGCGTGACGTCGTCGCGCGGGCGATCGGGCAGGAGATCGACGCGGGCCGAGGAACCGAGAACGGCGGCGTCTATCTCGACATCTCGCATCGGGACGCCGACTACGTCCGGGAACGCTTGCCGCAGATGGTCGAGCGCTTCGCGTCGCTCGGCGTCGACATCACCGAGGAACCGATCGAGGTCGCGCCGACCGCCCACTACACGATGGGCGGCGTCGATATCGACTTCCACACCGGCGAAACCCGCGTCGATGGCCTGTACGCGGTCGGCGAGGCCGTTGCCGGCGTCCACGGTGCGAACCGCCTCGGCGGCAACTCGCTCGCCGAGACCGTCGCGATCGGCAAACTCGTCGGCGATCACATCGCGACCGCGGTCGACGAATCGGACGCCGATCCGTCGGTGACCGACGAACAGCGAGCCCTCGCCGAACGGGAGTTTCGGTCGCTCGAGTCGCTCGCGGACGCCGACGGGGAGGTCACGCCGACGACCTTGCTGGCGGACCTCGGCGAATTGCTGTGGGATCGCGCGGGCATTCTCCGCGACGAGTCCGGGCTCCGGACCGGACTCGAGGAACTCGAGGCGCTCCGCGATCGAACGGGGGACTTGCGCGTCGAGGGCGGACTCACCTCGCGATCGTTCGAGTTCGCCGTCGACCTCTCGGTTAGCCTCACCGTCGCCGAAGCGATGCTCCGAACGGCCCTGGCTCGGACCGAATCCAGGGGCGCACACTATCGGACGGACTACCCGGAGACCCACCCGGACTGGCGCGTCAACCTGCTCGTGTCGGCCGACGAGGGCGGCCTCGCGATCGACCGTCGCGGCGTCGCCGAACCGAGCGACCCGGTCCGCGAGGCGCTCGAGGAGGGGTACGAACTCGACTACCACCACCTCGAGTAA
- a CDS encoding acyl-CoA dehydrogenase family protein, with the protein MEFGLSEEQEQIRDEVAKFAENEIVPHAEEYDTEEKFPHDIVDEAAEMGLVGASIPIEYGGAGYSTLESAIIAEELFSYDPGIALSILACSFGTEAIREFGDEDQKERFLEPVARGEKISGAAISEPDTGSDVSSVSTRAEKDGDEWVINGNKMWITNGTVGDFFVMLCKTDPDAEGRYDGFSQIVVEADRDGFESEKITGKLGIRASDTAELILDDVRVPEENLIGDQGAAFLQQMQFFDATRTGVAAQGVGIAKGALRAALEYAQDREQFGQPISEFQAIQHKLADMATKTEAARNLTYKAAWNVDQGNDITKLASMAKEYSSRIAVDVANEAVQIHGGSGYVNDFPVERFYRDSKITQIYEGTSEIQKNVIARELLGKGF; encoded by the coding sequence ATGGAATTCGGGCTCTCAGAAGAACAGGAACAGATTCGCGACGAAGTCGCGAAGTTCGCGGAGAACGAAATCGTTCCCCACGCCGAGGAGTACGACACCGAGGAGAAGTTCCCCCACGACATCGTCGACGAGGCCGCCGAGATGGGGCTGGTCGGCGCCTCGATTCCGATCGAGTACGGCGGCGCCGGCTACTCGACCCTCGAGTCGGCGATCATCGCCGAGGAGCTGTTCTCCTACGACCCCGGCATCGCGCTCTCGATCCTCGCGTGTTCGTTCGGGACCGAAGCCATCCGGGAGTTCGGCGACGAAGACCAGAAGGAGCGCTTCTTAGAGCCCGTCGCACGCGGCGAGAAGATCTCAGGGGCCGCCATCTCGGAACCGGACACCGGCTCGGACGTCTCCTCGGTCTCGACGCGCGCCGAGAAGGACGGCGACGAGTGGGTGATCAACGGCAACAAGATGTGGATCACCAACGGCACCGTCGGCGACTTCTTCGTCATGCTCTGTAAGACCGACCCCGACGCCGAGGGTCGCTACGACGGCTTCAGCCAGATCGTCGTCGAGGCCGACCGCGACGGCTTCGAATCCGAGAAGATCACCGGCAAACTCGGTATTCGCGCCTCCGACACCGCCGAACTCATCCTCGACGACGTCCGCGTCCCCGAGGAGAACCTCATCGGCGACCAGGGCGCCGCCTTCCTCCAGCAGATGCAGTTCTTCGACGCCACCCGAACCGGCGTCGCCGCACAGGGCGTCGGCATCGCGAAGGGCGCGCTGCGGGCCGCACTCGAGTACGCCCAGGACCGCGAGCAGTTCGGCCAGCCGATCAGCGAGTTCCAGGCCATTCAGCACAAACTCGCCGACATGGCGACCAAGACCGAGGCCGCGCGCAACCTGACCTACAAGGCCGCCTGGAACGTCGACCAGGGCAACGACATCACGAAACTCGCCTCGATGGCTAAGGAGTACTCCTCGCGGATCGCCGTCGACGTCGCCAACGAGGCCGTCCAGATCCACGGCGGCTCCGGCTACGTCAACGACTTCCCCGTCGAGCGCTTCTACCGCGACTCGAAGATCACCCAGATCTACGAGGGCACGAGCGAGATCCAGAAGAACGTGATCGCGCGCGAACTGCTCGGAAAAGGCTTCTAA